One window of Manihot esculenta cultivar AM560-2 chromosome 17, M.esculenta_v8, whole genome shotgun sequence genomic DNA carries:
- the LOC110605241 gene encoding transmembrane 9 superfamily member 2, with translation MDNPFATLLLFLFAVVVASSVTHVRSDSSDHRYKEGDSVPLYANKVGPFQNPSETYRYFDLPFCVPDHVKEKKEALGEVLNGDRLVSAPYKLNFRDEKTSSLVCKKTLSKEEVAKFRSAIDKDYYFQMYYDDLPIWGFIGKVDKEGKTDPSEYKYFLYKHIQFDVLYNKDRVIEVSVRMDPNSLLDLTEDKEVETEFFYTVKWKETDTPFEKRMEKYSLSSSLPHHLEIHWFSIINSCVTVLLLTGFLATILMRVLKNDFVKYAQDEEAADDQEETGWKYIHGDVFRYPKYKSLFAAALGSGSQLFTLTVFIFILALVGVFYPYNRGALFTALVVIYALTSGIAGYTATSFYCQLEGNNWVRNLLLTGCLFCGPLFLTFCFLNTVAIVYSATAALPFGTIVVIVLIWTLVTSPLLVLGGIAGKNSKAEFQAPCRTTKYPREIPQLPWYRSSLPQMAMAGFLPFSAIYIELYYIFASVWGHRIYTIYSILFIVFIILLIVTAFITVALTYFQLAAEDHEWWWRSFLCGGSTGLFIYAYCLYYYYARSDMSGFMQTSFFFGYMACICYGFFLMLGTVGFRASLFFVRHIYRSIKCE, from the exons ATGGACAATCCCTTTGCCACTCTCCTTCTCTTCCTCTTCGCGGTTGTTGTCGCCTCTTCTGTAACCCACGTCAGATCGGACTCCTCCGACCACCGCTACAAGGAGGGCGACTCTGTTCCTCTATACGCCAACAAGGTTGGCCCTTTTCAAAACCCCAG TGAAACATATCGCTATTTCGATCTGCCCTTCTGCGTTCCAG ATCATGTCAAAGAGAAAAAGGAGGCTCTTGGTGAGGTGTTGAATGGAGATCGTCTAGTCAGTGCTCCTTACAAACTAAACTTCAGAGATGAGAAAACCTCATCACTTGTTTGTAAGAAGACACTTTCAAAGGAGGAAGTTGCAAAGTTCAGATCTGCAATAGATAAAGACTATTACTTCCAAATGTATTATGATGATCTGCCCATCTGGGGCTTCATAGGAAAGGTTGACAAGGAAGGCAAGACTGACCCGAGTGAATACAAATACTTCCTTTACAAACATATCCAGTTCGATGTTCTTTACAATAAGGATCGTGTGATTGAAGTGAGTGTGCGGATGGATCCCAATTCACTCTTGGATCTGACAGAGGACAAGGAAGTTGAAACAGAGTTCTTTTATACTGTGAAGTGGAAGGAAACAGATACTCCCTTTGAGAAGAGAATGGAAAAGTACTCACTATCTTCTTCATTGCCACATCACTTGGAAATCCATTGGTTCTCCATTATAAACTCATGTGTGACAGTTCTCCTTCTGACTGGTTTTCTTGCTACCATTCTCATGCGGGTTTTGAAGAATGATTTTGTGAA GTATGCACAAGATGAAGAAGCAGCTGATGATCAGGAAGAGACTGGATGGAAGTACATTCATGGTGATGTATTTAGATATCCAAAGTACAAATCTTTGTTTGCTGCAGCCCTTGGGTCTGGCAGTCAGCTGTTCACTCT CactgtatttatttttattcttgcATTGGTTGGTGTATTTTATCCATACAATCGAGGAGCTCTATTTACTGCACTTGTGGTCATATATGCACTTACGTCTGGAATTGCTGGATATACAGCAACCTCTTTCTATTGTCAGCTGGAAGGAAATAACTGG GTGAGGAATCTTTTGCTGACAGGATGCCTTTTCTGTGGGCCCTTATTCCTCACATTCTGCTTCCTTAACACTGTTGCCATTGTCTATAGTGCAACCGCAGCGTTGCCTTTCGGCACTATTGTGGTAATAGTTCTTATATGGACACTAGTAACATCACCTTTACTTGTTTTGGGTGGTATTGCTGGGAAAAATAGCAAGGCTGAATTTCAAGCCCCTTGCCGCACCACTAAATATCCTCGGGAGATCCCACAATTGCCTTGGTACAGGAGTAGTCTTCCTCAAATGGCAATGGCAGGTTTCCTGCCTTTTAGTGCTATTTACATTGAGCTATACTACATTTTTGCAAGTGTTTGGGGACACAGGATTTATACCATTTACAGCATCCTTTTTATTGTCTTCATTATTCTTCTGATTGTCACTGCTTTCATAACTGTGGCTTTGACGTACTTTCAACTTGCTGCTGAAGATCATGAGTGGTGGTGGAG GTCTTTTCTCTGTGGTGGATCGACCGGGCTGTTTATCTATGCTTATTGCTTGTACTACTACTATGCAAGATCTGATATGTCTGGCTTCATGCAGACCTCTTTCTTCTTTGGGTACATGGCTTGCATATGCTATGGCTTCTTTCTCATGCTTGGGACAGTGGGATTCCGTGCCTCCTTGTTCTTTGTACGTCATATATACCGGTCTATTAAGTGTGAGTAG